In Crassostrea angulata isolate pt1a10 chromosome 6, ASM2561291v2, whole genome shotgun sequence, a genomic segment contains:
- the LOC128187403 gene encoding uncharacterized protein LOC128187403 — MDHQVRNITKSCYHQLRNIGGIRPLISESASKTLVCSLVTSRLDYGNALIHGECTSSLSRLQRVQNTAARIITRTRKYDHITPVLVKLHWLPIEQRIQYKLILQAFKALHGTSPFYMQELVQVYKPNRSLRSENSMHLVQSRARTRSYGDRRLDVVSSTLWETFPKILD; from the coding sequence ATGGATCACCAGGTTCGAAACATCACAAAATCATGTTACCACCAACTACGGAACATTGGTGGCATTCGACCCTTAATATCAGAAAGCGCTAGTAAAACCCTTGTATGCTCACTTGTGACCTCTCGTTTGGACTACGGCAATGCCTTAATACACGGTGAATGTACCAGTTCCTTGTCAAGACTTCAAAGGGTTCAAAACACAGCCGCTAGGATTATAACGCGTACTAGGAAATATGACCACATAACACCAGTGCTGGTCAAGTTACACTGGCTTCCAATCGAGCAGCGAATTCAATACAAGCTGATCCTACAGGCTTTCAAAGCCTTACACGGAACATCGCCATTTTATATGCAAGAACTGGTCCAGGTCTACAAGCCAAATAGGTCTCTGCGCTCAGAGAACTCTATGCACCTTGTTCAGTCGCGTGCGCGGACTAGGTCGTATGGTGACAGGCGGCTCGACGTGGTCAGTTCTACATTGTGGGAAACCTTCCCCAAAATCTTAGATTAG